GTAACTTAATtagcataaatatatatgtatggatgtacattgtaaatagaTGTGAATTTAAATAGGTGTGTTTAGATATTACGAAAAGTGACGAGATTAAAGTCACAGAATCTACGATATTCACGTGAAAGCAATGTGTTGATTcttaaatgaatttttaaaataatatgaatACCTTACTTTGtttttcactgtcatcatcgTAAATAAGGGGATATCAGCAATTGTTTTTCGACAACTAATATTTCATTGTACTGGTAGGTAATGATTATCTACCGATTTTCAACgtacaaaaacacatttttcgcGTAATATTCAAGATAAAAGAAAAAAGTTTCATACGTTTTTGtctttgtacattatatagttatatcaattcaAACAGACAATGTTTTTGTGTGGAAATAGACACAACACAATGAGACATAcagtcatgtacatgtatgttattcaATTTGATGTCAGTTTCAAGTCAGAAGCAGGTAAACATGAATGTGAGTATGATAATACAAACTTTAATTctttgggggaaaaaacccaTACATAAATAGCTTTTCTTTTTAACTATATTTTATGATCAAACATGAATTCAATAGTGCATAATAACATATGAAATTCTTTGTAGATCAAAGATTATCTAAAAATAGTGATGTTGGTGTAGTTGTGTTGTCTTAGTGAAGTATTATTGACAAAGCTTTACcgtaaaaaaattaaatgggCCATGGTAGAGTCTTCACGATGTCATATTTTAATTGATTGCGGCTTGCTCAGGTCTTTGATTCAATACTTCTGAATATCTGAACATTCTCTTTTGTGTTTGTGATCATGGACCGTCCCTTCTTTATCGTCCTCACTCTCCCTACGGTGTTTGTTGAGGGTCACCGATATCTCCAAGCGACCCACACGCATTGTCTATTTACCTTAATTAAAAGCTTGGGAGGCACGATGTTTTTCACTTTAACACtggttcatatatataaattctgtTTCATGTAGCACTATATTAACATCGGTGAAAATCGTACGGTTGCGTCATTTCGttggttttttaaattttgccCCGAGAAGCCAGGATTTAATAACTTGATTCTGGTTGTGTCGCCTTTGATAAAATTACATTCGATCTTATCAGAAGCTAATAGCCTTAAATATGATTCAATCCCGTTTTTTCCACATTTTCTTTCCACAGACAGACCACAggacatttaaaatgaaaacaaagccACAGAGGTGTTGTTTAGCGTTATTAACTCTAGATATCAATCAAAATGTGACGATCTCTCGGATGATAGCTTCTTTTTTTCTCAGCTAATGGTATTCAAAGTTTTCTGAATAACGATTAACCATTTAGCTTGTCTCATCTCACATTTTGCTGACTTAATGTATCATAGACGAGTTCCTCCACTTTGCACGATGCAAAACTTTAAAAGATAATTATTCTATACAATACTTACTTTGTAgatatttcttttaaagaatattttcttaaaaacaaTTTGGAATTGAATTCCAGTGATCACAGTCTGCACTTAAATTTATGCAATGTTCAGACGGATAACGGGGAATATTGCGAGTggttttaaacattatttactCCACCACTTTTATTTAGGACATACATCGAAGCATTATctattgtaatattattgtatataccGGTATTATCAGAAAAAGTGCTACTGAATAACTAAAATTACCCTGTGGTACCTATTCGTATTATGGTAGTAGTAAACAGCGCGATGTTTTAAATTCCTGAATATGTAGTGACTCCATACAGAAGCGGCTAGTACCAGTAGTACTAAGGCACACCTGACGGGTTAAAAACATACACAAATCCACTTTCTCCCTAACACATTAATATAGTCAAAGACAGCGTATTCATAACAAAAACCTTTCTATAAAAACATTTACCacaaattattgtttaaaaactTCTAAGGTCATCTTCCTCCTGTTAAAAGAAACTTTTCTTCTCTATtgagtgacctttatagacaggtttgactttACAAAACATGTGTATCTATATTCACGGCTATATTTCGATCcatcagttatatataaataaagttaTAATCCTGCAGACATGCTTAGGTATTGATATCATGGGTGTGGTTATTATCAGTATTTCCATGACTTAAAGATACCATATCAGCCAGGCTGTTTACGTATATTCCACCTGTTTCTCAATTATGTTAATACAGAGAAAGCCTCGCCAGAGACGGGTTCGCTGCACAACGCATATCTCCGCCATGCCACAAGCGGTTTTCTGTCTCCTTCTTTTGCTTGCAAGAGGTAATTGATTTGTAtcaatttaaaactttataatTTGCTTCCTTAATAATTTCATAAACAACTATAATTATAAGTCGATTGACTTGATGTTATAATCATGTAATTTAAACGGGTCACTTTTAGCCTTCAGTTGTCAAAGACGTACTGCTCTAACTTAGTATTCGTGAAATTTAATGTCACGCGACGTTGAAATCTTAAATGAGTGTACCCATGTATTCACGTTTCTGTCACGCTAAATTATGTTCTTCTTTTGTTTCTACTTTAGGAAGTTTGACGACTGCATCTAGACCGGAATTTATATCAGCTGGTCACTTTCTTAATGCAAACTCCAGACCATTGTCTGGTCAAACGCTCGGTAATCATGGACCGTATATGTTTCATCAGAGACCAATGTTACCCagtcaaaatgaaaatgaagtaAGTAGACCATCGAATAATGCTGGTGTAGCATTTGCCCCACAATTGATACACGACTATTTCAAACCTGGCAAAGAATCATACGGCCAAGGATCGCTTGAGCAGCAAAACAAATGGCCGTCGAACTTCATGGCAACAAGGCCGAAGCCCAtccaaatgaccctggctaaGAACAGCAGACCTATGTTAGGGTTACTAAAACAACTTATGGCCGGTAGATTCCATATAGTGGCTGACGCCATTCATTTGGATGCTGTACCGATCATCGAACGACCTATGCAGCCGTATATAGAAGGTATGATTATTGAACCAGACAGTTTAATAACAAGTGTACATAGCCACATTGAACCAATACAGCCAATGCATTTTGAATTACCAGAATCAGCCAGACCAGAACACGTTACTTCTTTGACGAATGCCCGCCCAAACAATGGTGTGCAGCAAGTCCCATTCCAACTGCTTCTCAAAGAATTCAATGACTTGGCTGcgaaaattaatttaaaaccCAATGAGCACGCGGTTACATTTTCCAGCTTATACCAAAATTATATGAAGCTGCTcgaacaacaaaacaaaacagcatCTCCTCCTATTTTAAAAACTACACTGCCCACAACGACTGCAAAAACAGAATCAACAGCACC
This DNA window, taken from Pecten maximus chromosome 3, xPecMax1.1, whole genome shotgun sequence, encodes the following:
- the LOC117323398 gene encoding uncharacterized protein LOC117323398; the protein is MLIQRKPRQRRVRCTTHISAMPQAVFCLLLLLARGSLTTASRPEFISAGHFLNANSRPLSGQTLGNHGPYMFHQRPMLPSQNENEVSRPSNNAGVAFAPQLIHDYFKPGKESYGQGSLEQQNKWPSNFMATRPKPIQMTLAKNSRPMLGLLKQLMAGRFHIVADAIHLDAVPIIERPMQPYIEGMIIEPDSLITSVHSHIEPIQPMHFELPESARPEHVTSLTNARPNNGVQQVPFQLLLKEFNDLAAKINLKPNEHAVTFSSLYQNYMKLLEQQNKTASPPILKTTLPTTTAKTESTAPPTTSETRSTIIMNVTPTTSDIPMKTKDDFNMIQTSFSKAKDDKPAVWLPGMGPEMTSP